Part of the Rhodohalobacter barkolensis genome, ATGAATTTTCATGGATAAAAAGATCGAAAAAAGGAAAAGTTCACCTCTGAAAATAGCAGGTACTCTTCTGCTCGTTGGTATCGCGGCAATTGTACTGTATAATTTTTTGGGTCGTGAATCAGGATCTTCAGCTACGATTGACAGACAGCGGGTCATGATTTCTGAAGTTACAGAGGGAGTTTTTCAGGAGTATGTTGATGTATCCGGAACCGTTCAGCCTATTCAAACAACCTACCTGGATGCGGTGGAAGGCGGGGTTGTTCAGCAGATTTTTACCGAGTCGGGCGAAATGGTGGAAGCAGGTGATACAATTGTGGTTTTAACCAACTCGTCACTTCAGCTCAGTGTACTTCAGCAGGAAGCGGGAATTTATGATCAGATTAATAACGTCAGAAATTCACGTTTGAACCTGGAGCAGAATCATCTCAACATTCAGAAAGAGCTCACGGATTCAAAAACACGTGTGGAGTTAGCGCAAGCTTCGTATCGGCGAGACAGTGTGTTGTATGAGAGAGAGCTGATCCCCTCAAAAGAAATTGAAGAGTCGGAGCTGGAGTACTCTTTTCAGAAGAGCCGGTATGATTTGAATTACGAATCCTTCCGGCGCGACTCCGTACAGATGGAACAGCAGCTAACTCAGCTGAATCAGTCTGAGCAGCGGATGTGGCGCAGTCTGGATGGTGTGCAGCAGATATTGGACAACCTTGTTGTTACAGCGCCGATATCGGGACAACTCTCGACCATGGAGCTGGATCCCGGATTATCAATTCAGCAAGGCGAAAGAATAGGTCAGATCGATCAGCTGGATGGATTTAAAGTACGGGCCGGTATAGATGAATTTTACCTGGCCCGGGTTGCTGCAGGTCAATCGGGAAGCTTTGAGTTTGCGGGCGAAAATTATGATGTCGTCATCGATCGGGTCTACCCGGTCATTCAGGATGGACAATTTCAGGTGGATTTTCAGTTTGAGGATGTGGTTCCTCAGTCACTTCGACGAGGACAATCGGTTCGAATCCGGCTTGAATTGGGTGACTCAGGAAATGCTCTCTTGTTGCCCAGGGGTGCATTTTTTCAGCAGACCGGTGGGAATTGGGTTTTTGTAATGGACGAAGATGAAAACCGTGCATTAAAGCATGCGGTTCGGTTGGGACGATCCAATCGAGAATATTATGAGGTAATTGAGGGCTTGGAACCCGGTCAGAATGTCATTACATCCAGCTATGATGCTTTTGAGCAGGCCGATGTATTGATATTCCAGGATTGAAATAATTAAAATGTAATACCAGAAAAATGATTAAAGCAGAAAACCTGACAAAAGTTTACAGAACAGATGAGATTGAAACGACAGCGTTGAATCGTCTGAATCTCGAGGTTAAGGAAGGTGATTTTGTTGCGATCATGGGTCCATCGGGTTGTGGGAAATCAACTCTGCTTAATATTATGGGATTGCTGGACAATCCAACAGGCGGAAG contains:
- a CDS encoding efflux RND transporter periplasmic adaptor subunit — its product is MDKKIEKRKSSPLKIAGTLLLVGIAAIVLYNFLGRESGSSATIDRQRVMISEVTEGVFQEYVDVSGTVQPIQTTYLDAVEGGVVQQIFTESGEMVEAGDTIVVLTNSSLQLSVLQQEAGIYDQINNVRNSRLNLEQNHLNIQKELTDSKTRVELAQASYRRDSVLYERELIPSKEIEESELEYSFQKSRYDLNYESFRRDSVQMEQQLTQLNQSEQRMWRSLDGVQQILDNLVVTAPISGQLSTMELDPGLSIQQGERIGQIDQLDGFKVRAGIDEFYLARVAAGQSGSFEFAGENYDVVIDRVYPVIQDGQFQVDFQFEDVVPQSLRRGQSVRIRLELGDSGNALLLPRGAFFQQTGGNWVFVMDEDENRALKHAVRLGRSNREYYEVIEGLEPGQNVITSSYDAFEQADVLIFQD